In the Gossypium arboreum isolate Shixiya-1 chromosome 10, ASM2569848v2, whole genome shotgun sequence genome, one interval contains:
- the LOC108489402 gene encoding probable E3 ubiquitin-protein ligase RHC2A, which yields MAMTTFYWCYRCNRVVRLLNPDTVSCPDCYSGFIEEIDYQNEAARAFTPAAVYANPSPGTAVLRRGRRSGGNRSPFNPVIVLRGGTATPSPSGGDSSVEQNGRGFELYYDDGSGSGLRPLPPTMSEFLLGSGFERLIDQLSQMEIQNAGRNEQPPASKAAVEAMPTVEINETHIDDELCCAVCKEQFELGTKVRNMPCDHLYHSNCILPWLQLRNSCPVCRHELPAATVDGDEGAETDRVYSNLDETPVGLTVWRLPGGGFAVGRFQGIRGDGENRGLPMVYTEVDGGFSGGGLPRRVSWASRGQRGRQRGGVFRRFLGNLFGCFSGSNSRLISR from the coding sequence ATGGCGATGACGACGTTTTATTGGTGTTACCGGTGTAATCGGGTTGTTCGGCTTTTGAATCCAGATACCGTTAGTTGCCCCGATTGCTATAGTGGGTTCATTGAAGAGATCGACTATCAAAATGAAGCGGCGCGTGCGTTTACACCCGCGGCTGTTTACGCTAATCCTAGTCCTGGAACCGCTGTTCTCCGCCGTGGACGTCGTAGTGGTGGGAATCGGTCTCCTTTTAACCCTGTTATTGTCTTGCGCGGTGGAACGGCGACGCCTTCGCCTTCTGGGGGAGATTCGAGTGTTGAACAGAACGGGAGGGGGTTTGAGCTTTATTATGACGATGGATCCGGGTCGGGTCTGAGGCCGTTACCGCCGACTATGTCGGAGTTTCTGTTGGGTTCTGGGTTTGAGCGGTTAATTGATCAGTTATCGCAGATGGAGATTCAGAACGCGGGGCGGAACGAGCAACCGCCGGCGTCGAAAGCGGCAGTGGAAGCAATGCCAACGGTGGAAATAAACGAAACCCATATTGACGACGAACTGTGTTGCGCCGTCTGTAAGGAGCAATTCGAGTTGGGGACCAAAGTTCGTAACATGCCTTGCGATCATCTCTACCATTCAAACTGCATACTCCCCTGGCTTCAATTACGGAACTCCTGCCCCGTCTGCCGCCATGAATTACCTGCAGCCACCGTAGACGGCGATGAAGGAGCAGAAACCGATCGTGTGTATTCAAATTTAGATGAGACTCCGGTGGGGTTGACTGTTTGGAGATTACCTGGTGGAGGGTTCGCCGTGGGCAGGTTTCAAGGAATCAGAGGTGATGGGGAGAATAGAGGTCTCCCAATGGTTTACACGGAGGTTGACGGTGGTTTTAGCGGCGGTGGGCTTCCACGAAGAGTTTCATGGGCTAGCCGAGGTCAAAGAGGAAGGCAAAGAGGAGGGGTTTTCAGAAGATTTTTGGGTAATCTTTTTGGGTGTTTTAGTGGTTCTAATTCTAGATTGATTTCAAGGTAA